In a single window of the Arthrobacter zhangbolii genome:
- a CDS encoding serine hydrolase domain-containing protein: MPGIGAPLWEKLSETVESGWCPGLVAGIRVNGQTEVFATGSLDFGQAVPMAEDTPFRISSLSKLYGGALALSLVADETLGLEEDVSRMLPALGHLRVLATPDAPLTVSVPARGPITVRHLLTFTAGLGVDFAPTPYAAATRDLLWGPNPPDFTPEEYLARITALPLAHQPGERWMYHACADLLSVVLAKAADASVGELLQERISEPFGLSGTGFPTGAETFPAVYQEVNGRLQEAALYRDAMAVPPKFESLAGGMVSTVPDYLRFLAGLADDVVLPADLREQMTDDQLTSPQREGMIEMSGPDESWGFMTAVQTGLGAHWSEPGMWGWAGGSGTSAAVYPNGDIGVVFTQRFMSGPQDNFDYFWEPFAALRQSL, translated from the coding sequence ATGCCAGGCATCGGCGCACCGCTGTGGGAGAAGCTGTCCGAGACCGTTGAGTCAGGATGGTGCCCCGGGCTGGTTGCCGGTATCCGGGTGAACGGGCAAACCGAAGTGTTTGCCACCGGATCGCTGGATTTTGGGCAGGCGGTGCCCATGGCCGAAGACACCCCGTTCCGCATCTCCTCGCTCAGCAAGCTCTACGGCGGCGCCCTGGCGTTGAGCCTGGTGGCGGACGAAACGCTGGGGCTGGAAGAGGACGTGTCCCGTATGCTGCCGGCGCTGGGCCACCTCCGGGTGCTCGCGACTCCGGATGCACCGCTGACCGTCTCGGTTCCAGCCCGCGGCCCGATCACCGTTCGGCACCTGCTGACCTTCACCGCCGGGCTCGGTGTCGACTTTGCTCCGACTCCGTACGCTGCCGCCACCAGGGACCTGCTGTGGGGGCCGAACCCGCCGGACTTTACGCCGGAGGAGTATCTGGCCCGGATTACTGCCCTGCCGCTGGCCCATCAGCCGGGTGAGCGCTGGATGTACCACGCGTGCGCGGATCTGCTCTCGGTGGTGCTGGCCAAGGCAGCCGATGCATCGGTGGGCGAGCTGCTGCAGGAGCGGATCAGCGAACCGTTTGGCCTGAGCGGCACGGGGTTTCCCACCGGGGCGGAAACCTTCCCCGCTGTCTACCAGGAAGTGAACGGCAGGCTGCAGGAAGCGGCACTCTACCGGGACGCCATGGCGGTGCCGCCGAAGTTCGAATCCCTGGCCGGCGGCATGGTGTCCACGGTGCCGGACTACCTGCGCTTTCTGGCCGGGTTGGCCGACGACGTCGTGCTGCCCGCGGATCTCCGGGAACAGATGACTGATGACCAGCTGACCTCGCCGCAGCGCGAAGGCATGATCGAAATGTCCGGTCCGGATGAGTCCTGGGGCTTTATGACCGCAGTGCAGACCGGGCTGGGGGCGCACTGGTCCGAACCCGGCATGTGGGGCTGGGCGGGCGGATCGGGGACGAGCGCAGCGGTCTATCCCAACGGGGATATCGGCGTGGTGTTCACCCAGCGCTTTATGAGCGGGCCACAGGATAATTTCGACTACTTCTGGGAGCCGTTCGCGGCGTTGCGCCAAAGCCTGTAG
- a CDS encoding (R)-mandelonitrile lyase: MQLEPRQPSTKGPANMFTGDVWFEVLAAPRPSPSRMRVNWVHFAPGARTAWHSHAVGQTLHVTEGYGLIQSYGGLVVHMRPGDTVYTPPGEWHWHGAGPDSFMTHLAMWEAPPVGPEAEWGEQVTDVEYSAR, encoded by the coding sequence ATGCAACTGGAACCACGCCAGCCCAGCACCAAGGGACCCGCCAATATGTTCACGGGCGACGTCTGGTTTGAAGTACTTGCCGCACCGAGGCCGTCCCCGTCCCGGATGCGGGTCAACTGGGTTCATTTCGCCCCGGGCGCCCGCACAGCGTGGCATTCACATGCCGTGGGGCAGACCCTGCATGTGACCGAGGGGTACGGGCTGATCCAGTCCTACGGAGGACTCGTTGTCCACATGCGCCCCGGAGACACCGTGTACACACCGCCGGGGGAGTGGCACTGGCACGGCGCCGGACCGGACAGTTTTATGACGCATCTGGCCATGTGGGAGGCGCCGCCGGTGGGGCCCGAGGCCGAATGGGGAGAACAGGTCACCGACGTGGAATACAGCGCGCGTTAG
- a CDS encoding aldo/keto reductase — protein MEYITLNNGVEMPILGFGVYQVPPDQTEEAVTNALAAGYRSLDTAAAYRNEDAVGRAVQKSGIARNELFITTKLWIQDNGEATTSRAFETSLQNLGTEYVDLYLIHQPFGDVYGEWRVMEQLYNDGAARAIGVSNFGSDRLVDLIIHNDVVPAVNQIETNPFYQRAVENQLMTDRGVRHESWAPFAEGKNNLFSDPTLTAVASGHGKSVAQVVLRWLIQRGIVVIPKSVRPDRMAENLQVFDFELSPQEMAAIADLDTGHSLFFDHRDPEAVARLSGVRME, from the coding sequence ATGGAATACATCACCCTGAACAACGGCGTGGAAATGCCGATCCTGGGTTTCGGCGTCTACCAGGTCCCGCCGGACCAGACCGAAGAAGCCGTCACCAATGCCCTGGCTGCCGGTTACCGCTCACTGGACACCGCGGCGGCCTACCGGAACGAGGACGCGGTGGGGCGTGCCGTGCAGAAGAGCGGCATTGCGCGCAACGAACTTTTCATCACCACCAAGCTGTGGATCCAGGACAACGGGGAAGCCACCACCAGCCGGGCCTTTGAGACCTCACTGCAGAACCTTGGCACCGAATACGTAGACCTCTATCTGATCCACCAGCCCTTCGGCGACGTTTACGGCGAGTGGCGGGTGATGGAACAGCTCTATAACGACGGCGCCGCCCGCGCCATCGGGGTTTCGAACTTCGGCTCGGACCGGCTGGTGGACCTGATCATCCACAATGACGTGGTCCCGGCGGTAAACCAGATTGAAACGAACCCCTTCTACCAGCGCGCCGTCGAGAACCAATTGATGACGGATCGCGGCGTGCGGCATGAATCCTGGGCTCCGTTTGCCGAAGGAAAGAACAACCTTTTCTCGGATCCTACGCTGACGGCCGTGGCCTCCGGACACGGGAAGTCCGTTGCCCAGGTTGTGCTGCGCTGGCTGATCCAGCGGGGGATTGTGGTGATCCCCAAGTCAGTGCGGCCGGACCGGATGGCCGAGAACCTGCAGGTGTTCGACTTCGAACTCAGCCCGCAGGAAATGGCCGCTATCGCCGATCTGGATACCGGGCACTCACTCTTTTTCGACCACCGCGACCCGGAAGCAGTGGCCCGGCTCAGCGGAGTCAGGATGGAGTAG
- a CDS encoding alpha/beta hydrolase — protein MAKLDLRVRLLGRVLKRFSVAGKSEARIRAEQKLSVRHNPVTDFMLGGLAAGVDVINDTAAGSGVRIPVRIYRPAQTAESLPLVVFMHGGGWTFGTLNVYDGIASTIARDARAVVVSLAYRLAPAHPWPAAVEDCYAAMLEVSERAAEWAADARRLAVVGDSAGGNLAAVLTLLARDRSGPALSFQGLVYPATDLTMGSASIEENANAPMLTKQDMLRYRSLYAPQAEDYTNPCASPLLAPDHSRLPPALIQVAEHDPLRDDGLRYADALRAAGVPVRVTTYVGMPHGYLGFPRVFRSAPQALAELAAELHRHLAPENVLHPRPEGA, from the coding sequence ATGGCAAAGCTTGATCTGCGGGTACGGCTGCTCGGCAGGGTACTGAAGCGGTTTTCGGTGGCCGGCAAGAGCGAGGCGCGGATTCGCGCGGAACAGAAACTGTCCGTCCGGCACAACCCCGTGACGGACTTTATGCTGGGCGGCCTCGCTGCCGGAGTGGACGTTATCAATGACACCGCTGCAGGCTCCGGAGTCCGGATTCCCGTCCGGATTTACCGTCCTGCGCAGACCGCGGAAAGCCTGCCGCTGGTGGTGTTTATGCACGGCGGCGGCTGGACCTTCGGAACCCTGAACGTCTATGACGGCATCGCCAGCACCATTGCCCGGGACGCGCGCGCCGTCGTCGTTTCCCTGGCCTACCGGCTGGCCCCCGCGCATCCCTGGCCCGCCGCGGTCGAGGACTGCTACGCCGCAATGCTGGAGGTGTCCGAACGCGCCGCGGAATGGGCGGCGGACGCCCGCCGGCTGGCGGTGGTGGGCGACAGTGCCGGCGGCAATCTGGCAGCGGTCCTGACCCTGTTGGCGCGGGACCGCTCCGGACCTGCGCTCTCCTTTCAGGGTCTGGTGTACCCGGCCACCGACCTGACCATGGGCAGCGCTTCGATTGAGGAAAATGCCAACGCGCCTATGCTCACCAAGCAGGACATGCTCCGCTACCGCAGTCTTTATGCCCCGCAGGCGGAGGATTACACCAACCCGTGTGCTTCCCCGTTGCTGGCTCCGGACCACAGCAGGCTGCCGCCGGCACTGATCCAGGTGGCCGAACACGATCCCCTCCGCGACGACGGGCTGCGTTATGCCGATGCGCTGCGGGCTGCGGGCGTGCCGGTCCGGGTGACCACGTACGTGGGGATGCCGCACGGTTATCTGGGCTTCCCCCGCGTGTTCCGCAGCGCCCCGCAGGCGCTGGCCGAACTCGCTGCGGAGCTACACCGGCATCTGGCTCCGGAGAATGTGCTGCATCCGCGGCCTGAGGGCGCTTGA
- a CDS encoding MerR family transcriptional regulator, giving the protein MLSIGAFAQIGQVTHRMLRHWDTSGLLVPAHVDGFSGYRSYDPAQLERLHRIVALRQLGFGLEDIASILDAGVDAGRIAQLLRIRRAEVENEQRTATARLADVERRLRLIEKENAMSQIEIISKPLPALRLAARTAAVAEQPEVAGVVGPLFDAVGAALTSAGGTLGTPVAQYAMGEDGMDIVVGFTVSAEVPGDLLTVDLPAVPAAICGVHLGSMDRIGDSWQAVHAEIIARGFAPSGPCREVYLRSDTADQQNWVTELQQPVERP; this is encoded by the coding sequence ATGTTATCCATCGGAGCGTTCGCGCAGATCGGGCAGGTAACCCACCGCATGCTGCGGCACTGGGACACCTCCGGGCTGCTCGTTCCCGCCCACGTGGACGGGTTCAGCGGTTACCGTTCCTACGATCCCGCGCAGCTGGAACGGCTGCACCGGATCGTTGCCCTCCGCCAGCTCGGTTTCGGCCTGGAGGACATTGCCTCCATCCTCGACGCCGGCGTTGACGCCGGCCGGATTGCGCAGCTGCTGCGCATCCGGCGTGCCGAAGTGGAGAACGAACAGCGGACGGCCACCGCCAGGCTCGCCGACGTGGAGCGCAGGCTCCGTCTCATCGAAAAGGAAAATGCCATGTCTCAGATCGAAATCATCTCCAAGCCCCTGCCCGCCCTCCGCCTGGCGGCGCGTACCGCCGCCGTCGCCGAACAGCCGGAGGTGGCCGGCGTCGTCGGACCGCTGTTCGACGCCGTCGGCGCTGCCCTGACGTCCGCCGGAGGAACCCTCGGAACCCCGGTTGCCCAGTACGCCATGGGCGAGGACGGAATGGACATTGTGGTGGGTTTCACCGTCTCCGCGGAGGTGCCGGGGGACCTGCTCACGGTGGACCTGCCCGCGGTCCCTGCTGCCATTTGCGGAGTGCATCTGGGTTCCATGGATCGGATCGGTGACAGCTGGCAGGCGGTGCACGCGGAGATTATCGCCCGCGGTTTCGCGCCCTCGGGTCCGTGCCGGGAGGTGTACCTGCGCTCAGACACCGCGGACCAGCAAAACTGGGTGACCGAGCTGCAGCAGCCGGTGGAACGGCCGTAA
- a CDS encoding sensor histidine kinase gives MTQSLPAASRRNGVPALFRGETWRAFGHHWISLVLTPLAFTYAVATVSLGASLAFSWAGLVIPAAMIVGARGWGSLNRSLARHLLGTDLQAPVPFTPRRGFVGFLRSGLTDGAGWRAIVHMEVSFVLSLIAFTFSTTFLALGLGGVTHWFWYRFIPLQQSADGSWHRGTQVFPEVYADTPMWQWIYAGAGLLILFFVWPWVNNVTARLQALLAAALLTPTASSLRVRTLEQSRSASVDDADARLRRIERDLHDGTQAQLVAIAMKVGDVRERLASADADPEVLALLDSANGTAKEALTDLRGLARGIRPAALEDGLDTALETLAAGAALPVTVAYALARRPDPAIEAIAYFCAAELVTNAVRHARATRIDISVTAHNDGEGLLLIVTDDGRGGAAVGRRTADGNRTGLAGLQERAGSVDGWLEIDSPAGGPTRITVELPLSSKA, from the coding sequence ATGACGCAATCACTGCCCGCCGCCTCCCGCCGAAACGGCGTCCCGGCCCTCTTCCGCGGGGAAACCTGGCGCGCTTTCGGCCATCACTGGATTTCCTTGGTGCTGACACCGCTCGCCTTTACCTACGCAGTGGCCACCGTGTCCCTTGGCGCCTCGCTGGCGTTCTCCTGGGCGGGACTCGTGATTCCGGCGGCCATGATTGTGGGTGCCCGCGGCTGGGGCAGCCTCAACCGCAGCCTGGCGCGACACCTGCTGGGCACCGATCTGCAGGCGCCGGTGCCGTTTACACCCCGCCGCGGTTTCGTCGGCTTCCTCCGCAGCGGGCTGACTGACGGGGCCGGCTGGCGGGCGATTGTGCATATGGAGGTCTCTTTTGTCCTCTCGCTGATCGCATTCACCTTCAGCACCACGTTCCTGGCGCTAGGGCTCGGCGGCGTCACGCACTGGTTCTGGTACCGGTTCATCCCGCTGCAGCAAAGTGCCGACGGTTCCTGGCACCGGGGCACCCAGGTCTTCCCCGAGGTTTATGCCGACACCCCCATGTGGCAGTGGATCTATGCGGGCGCCGGGCTGCTGATCCTGTTCTTCGTCTGGCCCTGGGTCAACAACGTCACCGCCCGGCTGCAGGCCCTGCTGGCCGCGGCGCTGCTGACACCGACGGCTTCAAGCCTGCGGGTGCGGACGCTGGAACAGTCCCGCAGCGCCTCCGTGGACGACGCCGATGCGCGGCTTCGGCGGATTGAACGCGACCTCCACGACGGCACTCAGGCGCAACTGGTGGCCATCGCCATGAAGGTGGGCGATGTCCGCGAGCGCCTCGCTTCCGCAGACGCCGATCCGGAGGTCCTGGCCCTGCTGGACAGCGCCAACGGCACCGCGAAGGAAGCCCTGACCGACCTGCGCGGCCTGGCCCGCGGCATCCGTCCCGCCGCCTTGGAGGATGGCCTGGACACCGCGCTGGAAACCCTGGCCGCCGGTGCCGCCCTGCCCGTTACGGTGGCCTATGCCCTGGCCCGCCGGCCGGACCCGGCCATCGAAGCAATTGCCTATTTCTGCGCGGCGGAGCTGGTGACCAATGCCGTCCGCCACGCCCGTGCCACCCGGATCGACATCAGCGTCACTGCGCACAACGACGGCGAGGGGCTGCTGCTGATCGTCACCGATGACGGACGCGGCGGCGCCGCCGTCGGCCGCCGCACCGCCGACGGCAACCGCACCGGCTTGGCCGGGCTGCAGGAGCGGGCCGGATCTGTGGACGGCTGGCTGGAGATCGATTCCCCGGCGGGCGGGCCCACACGGATCACGGTGGAGCTTCCGCTATCCTCGAAGGCATGA
- a CDS encoding ATP-binding cassette domain-containing protein translates to MSAGTTSTDSTTTAEVHAADSHDVIRVQGARVNNLQDLSIEIPKRRLTVFTGVSGSGKSSLVFGTIAAESQRLINETYSAFVQGFMPSLARPEVDLLEGLTTAIIVDQERMGSNPRSTVGTATDANAMLRILFSRLGQPQIGPPNAYSFNVPSVRGTGAITVERGEGKTRAEKAVYNRLGGMCPRCEGTGAVTDFDLTALYDDAKSLAEGAITIPGYSMDGWYGRIFAGSGFFNMDKPIAKFGKRELHDLLWKEPTKIKVDGINLTYEGLIPKIQKSMLSKDPESMQPHIRAFVERAITFSTCPDCGGTRLAPEARSSKIGGLNIADVCAMQISDLAAWVRSLKEPSVAPLLAGLQHLLDAFAEIGLGYLSLDRPSGTLSGGESQRTKMIRHLGSSLTDVTYVFDEPTIGLHPHDIARMNRLLLQLRDKGNTVLLVEHKPETIAIADHVVDLGPGAGSGGGTVTYAGPLEGLRESGTLTGRHLGDRARLKDSVRIPSSFLEVRGADANNLRNVDADIPLGVLTVLTGVAGSGKSSLINGSVSGREGVVTVDQSPIRGSRRSNPATYTGLLEPIRKAFAKANGVKPALFSSNSEGACPTCNGAGVIYTELGVMATVESVCETCEGRRFQASVLEYRFGGRNIAEVLALSVTDARDFFGEGEARTPAAHRILTQLADVGLGYLRLGQPLTTLSGGERQRLKLATNMGGKESVFVLDEPTTGLHLADVQQLLALLDRLVDTGKSVIVIEHHQAVMAHADWIIDLGPGAGHDGGTIVFEGTPAELVADGSTLTGEHLAAYVAG, encoded by the coding sequence ATGAGCGCGGGAACCACAAGCACAGACAGCACGACGACGGCGGAGGTGCACGCCGCCGACAGCCATGACGTGATCCGGGTGCAGGGCGCCCGGGTGAACAACCTGCAGGACCTCAGCATCGAAATTCCCAAGCGGCGGCTGACCGTCTTCACCGGGGTGTCCGGGTCAGGAAAGAGCTCGCTGGTGTTCGGCACCATTGCCGCCGAATCCCAGCGGCTGATCAACGAGACCTACAGTGCGTTTGTGCAGGGCTTTATGCCCTCGCTGGCCAGACCGGAAGTGGACCTGCTGGAAGGGCTGACCACGGCGATCATCGTGGACCAGGAACGGATGGGCTCCAACCCGCGCTCCACCGTGGGCACCGCCACGGATGCCAATGCCATGCTGCGTATCCTGTTCAGCCGGCTCGGGCAGCCGCAGATCGGCCCGCCCAATGCCTACTCGTTCAACGTGCCCTCCGTGCGGGGCACCGGCGCCATCACGGTGGAGCGCGGCGAGGGAAAAACCCGCGCAGAGAAGGCTGTCTACAACCGTCTGGGCGGAATGTGTCCGCGCTGCGAAGGCACCGGGGCGGTCACCGACTTTGACCTCACGGCCCTGTACGACGACGCGAAGTCCCTGGCCGAAGGCGCCATCACCATTCCCGGTTACAGCATGGACGGCTGGTACGGGCGGATCTTCGCAGGCTCGGGGTTCTTTAATATGGACAAGCCGATTGCGAAGTTCGGCAAACGGGAGCTGCATGACCTGCTCTGGAAGGAACCCACCAAGATCAAGGTGGACGGCATTAACCTCACCTATGAAGGACTGATCCCCAAAATCCAGAAGTCCATGCTGTCCAAGGACCCCGAATCCATGCAGCCGCACATCCGCGCCTTTGTGGAACGGGCCATCACCTTCAGCACCTGTCCGGACTGCGGCGGAACCAGGCTGGCACCTGAGGCGCGCTCGTCGAAAATCGGGGGCCTGAACATTGCCGACGTGTGCGCCATGCAGATCAGCGACCTGGCCGCGTGGGTCCGCAGCCTGAAGGAACCGTCGGTGGCCCCGCTGCTGGCCGGACTGCAGCACCTGCTGGACGCGTTCGCGGAGATCGGGCTCGGCTACCTGTCGCTGGACCGGCCTTCGGGAACGCTCTCCGGCGGAGAGTCACAGCGGACCAAGATGATCCGGCACCTGGGGTCCTCGCTGACCGATGTCACCTATGTTTTCGATGAACCCACCATTGGCCTGCACCCGCATGACATTGCCCGGATGAACCGGTTGCTGCTGCAGCTGCGGGACAAGGGCAACACGGTGCTGCTGGTGGAGCACAAACCCGAGACCATCGCGATTGCCGACCATGTGGTGGATCTGGGGCCCGGCGCCGGCAGCGGGGGCGGCACCGTGACCTATGCGGGACCGCTGGAGGGGCTGCGGGAGAGCGGAACCCTGACCGGCCGGCACCTCGGGGACCGGGCGCGGCTGAAGGATTCGGTGCGGATACCGTCCTCGTTCCTTGAGGTTCGGGGCGCGGACGCCAACAACCTGCGCAACGTCGACGCCGACATCCCGCTGGGTGTTCTCACGGTCCTCACCGGGGTGGCCGGCTCGGGCAAGAGCTCGCTGATCAACGGGTCCGTGTCCGGGCGCGAGGGTGTGGTCACCGTGGACCAAAGCCCCATCCGCGGCTCCCGGCGCAGCAACCCCGCCACGTACACCGGCCTGCTGGAACCGATCCGCAAAGCCTTCGCGAAGGCCAACGGTGTTAAACCGGCATTGTTCAGCTCCAACTCCGAGGGAGCCTGCCCCACCTGCAACGGAGCAGGAGTGATCTACACCGAGCTGGGCGTGATGGCCACAGTGGAATCCGTCTGCGAAACCTGCGAGGGCCGCCGGTTCCAGGCTTCCGTGCTGGAATACCGGTTCGGCGGCAGGAATATTGCCGAGGTGCTGGCCCTCTCCGTCACCGATGCTCGGGACTTTTTCGGCGAGGGCGAGGCCCGCACCCCGGCTGCGCATAGGATCCTGACCCAGCTGGCCGACGTCGGGCTGGGTTACCTGCGCCTGGGCCAGCCGCTGACCACGCTCTCCGGGGGGGAACGGCAGCGGCTGAAGCTGGCCACGAACATGGGCGGCAAGGAATCCGTTTTTGTCTTGGACGAGCCGACCACGGGCCTGCACCTGGCCGACGTCCAGCAGTTGCTGGCCCTGCTGGACCGGCTGGTGGATACGGGTAAATCGGTGATTGTGATTGAGCACCATCAGGCCGTGATGGCACACGCGGACTGGATCATCGACCTGGGGCCCGGCGCCGGACACGACGGCGGAACGATTGTCTTCGAGGGAACCCCCGCGGAGCTGGTGGCGGACGGGTCCACCCTGACCGGGGAGCACCTGGCGGCGTACGTGGCGGGGTAG
- a CDS encoding DUF4232 domain-containing protein, whose product MGKTVVKPLLLPAAVALLWLLSGWGYEALLTAGNGRIPVWLAAVVAPDTMPVRIRSLLDGPALVLAASLSALAVSALTLALLPAGTGAGRPARGTLFLASWMSVVLAAVAGSAVLATAGILAAWPLGRVQWIFDMLSPSLLTGAYWGVSWGWMPALLAVYLRPQPEDGHRDDDGGGYAAAGEATSPGRQRAWALGAFALFSVALLVTLPLTARDSSQSAPVPESTPTPEPTVYGAEAVAAAVSEIDPQWCTGDEVAVSIGGWDAATGHRGARITLENTGTRTCTVQGYPDLDFESSDGWVMGITAVHGGSMMTEDAGADTVTLAPGAEATASIGWRGTAGADMVRVGTLLVAPYAGTLRQELEADIDLAEPGFLTVTAWTPAGGEASAG is encoded by the coding sequence ATGGGGAAAACAGTAGTAAAACCGCTTCTTTTGCCGGCTGCCGTGGCGCTGCTCTGGCTGCTTTCGGGCTGGGGGTATGAGGCGCTGCTGACGGCCGGCAACGGCAGAATACCGGTATGGCTGGCGGCCGTGGTTGCCCCCGACACCATGCCGGTCCGTATCCGCTCGCTGCTGGACGGGCCGGCTTTGGTCCTCGCGGCCTCGCTCTCGGCTCTGGCGGTATCGGCTCTGACCCTGGCACTGCTGCCGGCAGGCACCGGGGCAGGCAGGCCGGCGCGCGGCACGCTGTTCCTGGCCAGCTGGATGAGCGTGGTCCTGGCAGCCGTGGCCGGCTCAGCGGTGCTGGCTACGGCAGGCATCCTCGCGGCATGGCCGTTGGGCCGGGTGCAGTGGATCTTCGACATGCTCAGCCCCTCGCTGCTGACCGGCGCGTACTGGGGAGTGAGCTGGGGCTGGATGCCTGCGCTTCTTGCCGTCTACCTGCGTCCCCAGCCGGAGGACGGCCACCGGGACGACGACGGCGGCGGCTACGCTGCCGCAGGTGAGGCCACTTCCCCGGGGCGGCAGCGGGCATGGGCACTGGGTGCCTTCGCCCTTTTCTCTGTTGCCCTGCTGGTGACCCTGCCGCTCACCGCCCGGGATTCCTCCCAGTCGGCACCGGTCCCGGAGAGCACCCCCACTCCGGAGCCGACGGTCTATGGCGCGGAAGCGGTGGCTGCCGCGGTCTCGGAGATCGATCCGCAGTGGTGCACCGGCGATGAAGTGGCAGTGTCCATCGGCGGCTGGGATGCGGCCACCGGACACCGCGGCGCCCGGATCACCCTGGAAAACACCGGCACCCGGACGTGCACCGTACAGGGGTACCCGGATCTGGATTTTGAAAGCAGCGACGGCTGGGTCATGGGCATCACCGCCGTCCATGGCGGCTCCATGATGACCGAGGATGCCGGGGCAGATACGGTGACCCTGGCACCGGGAGCGGAAGCCACGGCGTCCATCGGCTGGCGCGGCACCGCCGGGGCGGACATGGTCCGGGTGGGGACGCTGCTGGTGGCACCCTATGCGGGAACCTTGCGGCAGGAGCTGGAAGCGGATATTGATCTGGCGGAGCCCGGGTTCCTGACAGTCACGGCCTGGACACCCGCCGGAGGAGAGGCATCAGCCGGCTAA
- a CDS encoding response regulator transcription factor, whose protein sequence is MRIALAEDSTLLRVGLTELLTGRGHQVGTAVDNAADLIAALNGADGGELPDVVVLDNRMPPTFTNEGIRAALTLRRTHPGVGVLVLSQYVETRYAAELLAGTPAGVGYLLKDRVADVGDFLDALTRLARGETVLDPEVVQQLMGASRHRSDLDRLTPRETEVLELMAQGRTNAAVGSTLFLSAGAVEKNITSIFAKLGLQQSPADHRRVLAVLAYLQSA, encoded by the coding sequence ATGAGGATAGCGCTGGCCGAGGACTCCACCCTGCTGCGCGTTGGCCTGACCGAGCTGCTCACCGGCCGCGGACACCAGGTGGGCACCGCCGTCGACAATGCCGCGGACCTGATCGCCGCCCTGAACGGCGCGGACGGCGGCGAGTTGCCCGACGTCGTGGTGCTGGATAACCGGATGCCGCCCACCTTCACCAACGAGGGCATCCGGGCAGCACTGACGCTGCGTCGCACCCATCCGGGCGTGGGTGTGCTGGTGCTGTCGCAGTATGTGGAGACACGGTATGCCGCGGAGCTGCTGGCGGGTACTCCTGCCGGCGTCGGGTATCTGCTCAAGGACCGGGTGGCCGACGTCGGTGATTTCCTTGATGCCCTGACGCGGCTGGCGCGCGGTGAGACGGTGCTGGATCCCGAGGTGGTACAGCAGCTGATGGGCGCTTCCCGGCACCGTTCGGACCTGGACCGGCTGACGCCGCGCGAGACGGAGGTGCTGGAGCTGATGGCGCAGGGCCGCACCAATGCCGCCGTCGGCAGCACCCTGTTCCTCTCCGCCGGTGCGGTGGAAAAGAACATCACCTCCATCTTCGCCAAGCTGGGCCTGCAGCAGAGTCCGGCGGACCACCGGCGCGTGCTCGCGGTGTTGGCGTACCTGCAGTCGGCCTAG
- a CDS encoding maleylpyruvate isomerase family mycothiol-dependent enzyme codes for MTLDSNPGRAAELCIEAQERLMRSVSGLADNDVRAPSLLPGWTVGHVLTHLARNADGIGRRLSGALEGLDLPKYPGGTAQREDEIEAGSGRSAPEIISDLAASQKALEAVLTRYGEAGFPNGHFLGGEHYGVVECPAHRLREVEMHHADLGLGYGPEDWPEEYVAWDLPVLLATVPERLTTAADRQTFMAWLAGRGPLDAAPTLAPW; via the coding sequence ATGACTCTCGACAGCAATCCGGGACGGGCAGCCGAGCTGTGCATCGAAGCGCAGGAGCGGTTGATGCGTTCCGTGTCCGGCCTGGCCGACAACGACGTCCGTGCGCCAAGCCTGCTGCCCGGCTGGACGGTCGGGCATGTCCTCACCCATCTGGCCCGCAATGCCGATGGGATCGGGCGGCGCCTTTCCGGGGCGTTGGAGGGTCTCGATCTCCCCAAGTACCCCGGCGGCACGGCGCAGCGCGAGGATGAGATCGAAGCCGGGTCCGGCAGGTCAGCACCGGAGATCATCAGCGATCTCGCAGCCAGCCAAAAAGCGCTCGAGGCCGTTTTGACCCGATATGGTGAGGCCGGTTTCCCGAACGGCCACTTCCTCGGCGGGGAGCATTACGGGGTGGTGGAATGCCCGGCGCACCGGCTGCGCGAGGTGGAAATGCACCACGCGGATCTGGGTCTCGGCTACGGACCGGAGGACTGGCCGGAGGAGTATGTGGCATGGGACCTTCCGGTGCTGCTGGCCACCGTTCCGGAACGGCTCACTACGGCGGCGGACCGGCAGACGTTCATGGCCTGGCTCGCCGGCCGCGGACCGCTGGATGCCGCGCCGACCCTGGCCCCCTGGTGA